The nucleotide sequence GCAGTGGCAGACGCGATGGTAAAAGCTGCCCGCGTGACACTGGTCTATGTAGAAAAGGTTAGTAGCGCTCGCTACACAGTTATAGTGCGCGGGGATGTTTCCGAGGTGCAAACTTCTGTTTCTGCTGGTGTGGATTCGGTAGCGCGAGTCAATACCGAAGAGAAGCTACTGCTTTCTTATCATGTGATTGCTCGTCCCCACGAAAATGTGGAGACTGTTTTGCCAATACATTATAGAAGCGCGGTAGAACAGTTTCGATTTTGATGCTGGTAGTTTGGATGGGGGCTAAGCATTGGGAGAACGATCGATCGCCTGAAACTGACTTTCCCTCTCTTGTTGGCGAAAAAAGCAAGTGGTTTTGGTGAGTGAGAATTTTCGATCGCGCCAGTACTTCTCTCATCAATCAACTTTTGCGATCCCCTTAAGTACGGTTACGGCAACTTGCAAGTTTAATCTTATCTATCTGGTATATCATCTGATGTACCAGATTTTCTGTACACTAGGATACATTGGTAAAATTTTTGTTTGGAAGCGATCGCTTTTTTCCCCGATGAAAAACTTTTGCAGGTTAGGTTTGCTTCCCACAATATCCCTTGCGGTTGCATCTGATTCATTCGTTCTGCTGGGGGGTAGGGGAGTAGGGAAGAAAGATGAATAATTTCGATCTAAACTGATTAGAGATGGCTTCAATTAAGAGCATAGTTTGCTTTCACAAATTTTTTACATTTATTTTGCATTCTAAGAACAAAAGTAAATTCAGTGAATTTACGTACTGCAACAAAAATGTAATTAATGATGCAGATTAGTTCAAGTTTTATAAATTTTTAACAAGATATGTTGTGCAGATTAGATTTTTTTGTAATTCGAGAGTAAAAATAAAGTTTTAGTAAAATATCGTTAAAATATACTTGAGAAAGAAGACTAAATGGTATTGAGAACAGATAATTATAAAAAAACGTCGCTAAAATATAGAAGCAAAGGAAAGGGAAGATGGCATCCAAGGCAAAAATTAAAAAATACTCAAACTATTTAGCGCCGGATTCGGTCGATATCTATGTACCTGCGCGTTGTGTTGCCGAGGATAGAGAGATGCGTCAAATGCGAATGGAACTGGAGAAGCTGAAACGGGAGTTAAAAGCCAGCGAAGACCGCTTTCACAATGCGATCGCCAAAAGTGCGGATGGGATAGTTATAGTCAACCAACGAGGAATAGTTTGTTTCGTCAATCCCTGCGCGGAGTCTCTGTTTAACTCAAATGAGGATGAACTTTTAGGTAAAGAATTTTTTGGTTGTCTTGTAGTTGAAGGGACAGCCTGCGAGATGGATACAGAAATTATTCCTAAATTTGGAGAAACAACCACATCTGGGATATGTGTAGTGCAAACCCAAGTTGAACTGATCGGGAAGAACCAAGAAAAACTGCTGGCGGAAATGCGCGTGGTGGAAACGGAATGGGAAGGGGAAGTTGCTTATCTCGTTTCGCTGCGGGACATTACCGATCGCAGACGCACAGAAGAGATGTTACGGTTGTACAGTCGGGCAATGGAAGCTGCCAGTACCGGCATTGTAATTGTGGATGCAACTAAACCAGACAATGCGATCGTTCATTGCAATCCTGCCTTTGAAAGAATTACAGGCTATGGGCGGGAGGAAGTGCTGGGGCGCAATTGCCGATTCTTGCAAGGCGCTGACACTCAAGAAGCTGTTGTGGATAAATTACGCAACGCTTTGCGTACCCAAACTTCCTGCCGGGTTGTAGTTAAAAATTATCGTAAAGATGGAAAGCCTTTTTGGAACGATCTATCAATTTCTCCAGTGCGCGATCGCAATGGAAAATTGACCCATTACATCGGCGTCCAAAACGACATCACCGAACGTATAGAAGTAGAAGAAGCGCTGGCAAACAGCGAAAAGTTATATCGCACCCTTGCTAGTAATTTCCCGAACGGTGCGGTGTTTTTGTTTGACAGAGACTTGCGCTATACCTTGGCGGAAGGAACAGATTTAGAAGCAGTTGGTCTCTCCAAAGAATTATTGGAAGGAAAAACAATTCGGTCAGTGCTGCCGACGGAAATCTGCGACATAATAGAACCCATGTACAGGTCAGCATTAGCGGGAATAACAAATGTTTGCGAAATGTCCTACGGTGGCTATATCTACGATACTCATATTTTGCCGCTTAAAAACGAACAAGATGAGATTTTTGCTGGTATGGTGATGACGCAAAATATTACTAAACGCAAACAAACAGAGTTAGCATTGCGGCAATCGGAAACTAGATTTAGAGAACAAGCCACTGAATTAGAACAAACTTTAAAAGATCTGCAACGCACCCATGCCCAACTCGTTCAGAGTGAAAAAATGTCCAGCTTGGGATTGTTAGTCGCAGGTGTCGCACACGAAATTAACAACCCCGTAAATTTCATCAGCGGCAACTTGAACTACGTCAATCAATATACTCAAGAATTGATATCTTTGGTGAAACTATTTCAAGAGCAATATCCCAATCCAGGAGTGCAAATACAAGAAAAAATAGAGGCGATCGAACTTGATTTTGTGCTAGAGGATTTACCCAAATTAGTCTCTTCTATGAAGATAGGCGTCGATCGCATTTGCCAGATTGTTTTGTCGCTGCGGAACTTTTCGCGGCTTGACGAAGCGGAAATGAAACCGGT is from Aerosakkonema funiforme FACHB-1375 and encodes:
- a CDS encoding carbon dioxide-concentrating mechanism protein CcmK, whose protein sequence is MPAAVGMVEVKGLPPALAVADAMVKAARVTLVYVEKVSSARYTVIVRGDVSEVQTSVSAGVDSVARVNTEEKLLLSYHVIARPHENVETVLPIHYRSAVEQFRF
- a CDS encoding PAS domain S-box protein, with the translated sequence MASKAKIKKYSNYLAPDSVDIYVPARCVAEDREMRQMRMELEKLKRELKASEDRFHNAIAKSADGIVIVNQRGIVCFVNPCAESLFNSNEDELLGKEFFGCLVVEGTACEMDTEIIPKFGETTTSGICVVQTQVELIGKNQEKLLAEMRVVETEWEGEVAYLVSLRDITDRRRTEEMLRLYSRAMEAASTGIVIVDATKPDNAIVHCNPAFERITGYGREEVLGRNCRFLQGADTQEAVVDKLRNALRTQTSCRVVVKNYRKDGKPFWNDLSISPVRDRNGKLTHYIGVQNDITERIEVEEALANSEKLYRTLASNFPNGAVFLFDRDLRYTLAEGTDLEAVGLSKELLEGKTIRSVLPTEICDIIEPMYRSALAGITNVCEMSYGGYIYDTHILPLKNEQDEIFAGMVMTQNITKRKQTELALRQSETRFREQATELEQTLKDLQRTHAQLVQSEKMSSLGLLVAGVAHEINNPVNFISGNLNYVNQYTQELISLVKLFQEQYPNPGVQIQEKIEAIELDFVLEDLPKLVSSMKIGVDRICQIVLSLRNFSRLDEAEMKPVNLHEGIDSTLLILQNRLKLKGGHPSIEVIKEYGNLPEVECYAGPINQVFMNIISNAIDALEQDSRGAEDKFLIPNPQIRIRTEVLEDDRVIIRLADNGSGIKPEVRQRIFDPFFTTKPVGKGTGLGLSISYQIIVEKHGGELECNSELGHGTEFVIKIPIRHQKPQ